The DNA segment GTGCCCCAAATCCACTGAATCCCGCGTACCCTTCAAGCGTCGTACCATCGTTCTGCCCCGGCAGGCCTCGCAAGGGAATGTGGCAGATGGCAATTTTAAACGCGGCGTTCGTCAGACGCGGATCGTCAGCGACTTGCCGGAGCCATTTCGCCTGCCGTCCACGATACGGTTCGTACGCTGCGGTCCCCGCAAAGACCGGATGAGCGTCCGGTTTGTCTTCCCCCGTGTCCAGAGTCACGACGGCGATGTTGCCCACTCGCAAGACTTGGTTGTACGGCAATTCGATCGATTCTGGGCACCCAGCGACGCTCTTGATCGCTTCCCTCGCTCGTTGTCCTCGAACGTCATGATTCCCGTTCGAGAAAAGAAGCGGCCGCGAACTAGCCCATGAGGCTCCCAAATCCTTCGCCGGATTTAACAGGATTTGTGCTGGTGCATCCTTGTCATCAAAGTCATTGCAGGTATCACCATTCCAGATCAGCACATCAGGGTTTAGCTCCGCGATTCGCTGATGCAGCAGCCGGATCGTTTCTAGATTCTCATGGGTGTCGTTGATACTGACAATACGAACGGAGTCTTGGTCGACGGTTGGCAACTTCAACGCATAGACTTCGGTTGCAAATTCGTCACCGCGTTGCAGGGAATAGGCATTCTTGTAAGCCAGAGACTGTGCAACAACGCGATAGTAGATCGGCTGCCCCTTCGGAAACGGTTGATCATGGTGGACCCGAACATGCAACGCCGTGTCATCAGCAGCGATCAAGCCATGATGACTGGCTGTCGCGGTAAAGGTCAAATCATCGCGTGAAAAACCATACTCCACCCACGCGGTCGCAAGACCACTGACCGCGATACTGACACCGAAACTGTCCTCCCGAGGATTCTGAACAACGGGTGGACTGACGATCAACGCACCATTCCCCTCTCTTGATTTCTCAACCTCAGCAGTAAGACCGTCCTGTACGAAACCCACTGTGGAGATACCGACTGCACTGAGTGGAATGGTTCCAAGGAATCGACGTCTGCTGCACATAGGGTCTGCCTTGAGAAATCAGGGGAAAGGTGGGGAAGGGGACGCATCCGAAGAGCCATATTGCCTACCGCACAGCAAGCTAGCCAGCCGTTTGTCCAGTGTAAACAAAGTAACGATGCTCGCCAGAGCGTGGACAATGCAGCTATCCCATCCTCTGGTGACGGTGACTACGAGGACTTGTGGACAATACTGTTCCCTTTTCTTTACTCAATCACGAACCACGACATTCCTTCGGCTGGAACGTTGACTGGAATTTCTACCATGTAATTTCGATTCAGATTGTATTCGACGGTCTTCTCTTCGTTGCTGGTCACCATCGCGGTATCGGTCAGACCTGTGTAGTACAAATTCACTTTCAGCATCTTAGTGACCGGTTTCTTTAATGGGTTAAAGACGACAAGCATTCCTTTCTGCGGCAATTGCGGGTTCACATGCAGAACCCAATCCAGGTCCCGCCCATCGGCTCGACGTCCGTGAATCAGATCGGATTCCAGGATATCACGATAGCGTTTGAACCACTCAACCGCTCCCTTAACCATGTCACGCGTCGCTTCGGTGTCGTACAACCTTGGTCCACGGTAATGAGCCTGAACTCCCATCCCAAAATTGGAATACATCATTCGCTGATAGTGGTCGAGGTGTTGATGTAACGGTTCGATGGTCGCGGCAGCTCCTCCGCCATGGTACTGAGACAACGGCACGAACATCCATCCCATGCTAGGTGTCTTTGTCCAAGTCCCATCGTAAATATTTTGCCGACTATGGATGACTTGGTGCGCTCGCGGCAGCGACCAGTTCACCTCGCGGTATCCCATCCCACATTTATTGGCTCCGCTAAGGTAGTAATAATCGGGGACATTCATATAGACGCCCTCGCCTCGCAGATTGCGATAGAGCCCGGACATCAGTCGCCACTGCGTCCACCGCGAGTCTTGAATTCCGATCTGCAAAGGAGGTCGAGGCGTCACATCGATGTCACCTGGGTAGGACCCGTCGTTTTCAAACTGCGAGAACCCTGTAACCGCATAAAAATCCTGGATCGTTTGAATCCACTCCAGTCCCCATGGAGAAGTCACCGCCGGGCACTGCCCATGAGTCGGACGCATTCCTTCGGGGCTGACGATCATATTCGGAGACGCAACGCCACGTGACGAGAAGAGGGAGTAGCATCCCAGTTCAATCTTTTTCGCCGCTGCATATTGGGCAACCGCTTTCCATTGTGCGAGAAATTTTGGATCACGGTTTTCCATATTGAAACCACTCCCAAAGGAAAGAATGATCCCTTCGAAACCGACTTCCGCAGCCTGATCGATCGCGGCATGAACGCGTGCAGAATCGTTCGCCAACAGATGATGGGTAAGAGGGTTCTCGGTAACCCATGGAGCAATCGTTCGATACATCCGTCGCAGCGCCAATCCACGCCGTTCGCGATTTGCATCGTCATAGACCAATTCAAAGACGCGAAAGCCTTCAAAAGATTTCCCGGCCGGAACGCGCTGAGCCGGGCCGTAGGTCGGTTCACAAACCAGCAAGCAAGGAGTCTGCCGCAAGTAATTGACCTGAGTCGTATAGAGTGGATCGGTCCGCCAATGAACGGCATGCCGGTTTGCGTTTTCGTGATTGAAACCACCGAAGGCAAAATCGGTCTCTACATGCAAATAATCGGGGTGAGGTATAGCGGCCCCCTCGCGTGTCTCGACCCAATTCGATTGCTCAACAAGTGCCAGCTCTTCACCTGTGAAGCGATCAACCGTGAGAATTTTTTCACTTTGATTGTGAACCGTTAGCCACTTGCTCATGACAGGAATGCCGTCGTACAGTTCGTAATGCACACTGATTCGAACCGGTTGTTCCTGTTGCTGATCGTTTAGTTTGCCGCGGCGTTCGATTTTCCAGCGTGCCACTTCATCTTGATCCGCCGCCCCAAGAACTCTGACCGACTGAATACGGCAACGTGTTAGAGGCTCCGCATCCCCGGAATTGTCGGTCGCATTCCCCGAACGATCCATCTTGCCGACGCGCAGCGCGCGCGGTTTTCCTGGCGAATTTTCAAGTTCCACTTCAAACAGACGAACAAACTTAGGAGCTCGTTCACTTGCGACCGCTCCTTCACAGATCAACTTCAACCCGTCGATCTGCATTCGCAATTGGTACGCATGCTCCGTATTCAATCCTCCATCTTTCCCGGCGAAGGAGGGCACCGACGCCAAGCGTTCGCGTCCATCGATTCTCAATTCGAATTGGCCATGTTCGCCTCGATCACCAGGGCGGAGATTCAGTTTAACAATCGAATTCTCGAAAACCCACGCCATCCCCGGTCCCCAGCTCGTCCCCACATCCGTGCCGGGATCAATCAAACAACCAACCACCTCAGTCGACTCAGGCAACGCGCGTTCCGCAAAACAATATCCGTTTTGTAGTCCATAGATTTCCCCAGCCTTCCCTTCGTTCTCAAAGCTGGTGCGGGCATGCGCCTTAGACGAAACGACTTTCCAGTCGGCAGGAAGGCTTGCAAAATCCTCTTCCCAAAGGACGTCCCGACCGACTTCACTTCCCATCACCAAGTCCTCTCCCTGCTTGGGTAGGGCATAGTCCATCCGTAGCGAAACGCCTTGAGGCGGCCAAACGGAACCGGGAGCCGCACGCCTTCCCCGCCCCCAAGCAAATCGCTCCTCTGGAAGACCGATTTCAAAATCAATCAACTGAAAAGCGTTCGGATCGGTGCTCATCGCATCAAGCCATTCAGGCGTCAGAAATGCATGGTTTGGCTGCCCAACCAATCCACCGACGTCGTACGCAACTCCATCGATCGTCACACGTGCCTCAGGACGGACCGAGCGAAGCATCGATTGCCCCGTCATCAAGTTATCAAATGCAACGCACGCTCCATTGGGTTCGATACGCCAGACCCGCCGAATCAAGCCGTTGTCCAAGATCAAATCGCGGCCGTCCGTACTGCGAAATGCCGAAGCCTTTAGAGAAGGCGTTTGAACCAGATAATCGTCGGGCAAAATACGCTCAACGAGC comes from the Roseimaritima multifibrata genome and includes:
- a CDS encoding metallophosphoesterase family protein, which encodes MCSRRRFLGTIPLSAVGISTVGFVQDGLTAEVEKSREGNGALIVSPPVVQNPREDSFGVSIAVSGLATAWVEYGFSRDDLTFTATASHHGLIAADDTALHVRVHHDQPFPKGQPIYYRVVAQSLAYKNAYSLQRGDEFATEVYALKLPTVDQDSVRIVSINDTHENLETIRLLHQRIAELNPDVLIWNGDTCNDFDDKDAPAQILLNPAKDLGASWASSRPLLFSNGNHDVRGQRAREAIKSVAGCPESIELPYNQVLRVGNIAVVTLDTGEDKPDAHPVFAGTAAYEPYRGRQAKWLRQVADDPRLTNAAFKIAICHIPLRGLPGQNDGTTLEGYAGFSGFGAQAWLPQLRESQFQAILSGHMHKARLDNATPEMPILQFVGGGPKPEQATVTVIDAKRKPTETMSIRIMDLNQNVLHRHDWS